The Pseudalkalibacillus hwajinpoensis DNA window TGTGATTCGATCGATTCCATTTATTATTCTACTATTCTTCATTCTACCTTTTACAAAGATGATTGCAGGTACGACAATCGGTGTAAAAGGAGTGATTGTGCCGCTTGTTGTGTTTACTGCTCCTTACATTGCCCGTCTCATGGAGTCAGCGCTTCTAGAAGTTGATCGTGGGGTTGTTGAAGCGTATGAAGCGATGGGTGTGAAGACGCGGCATATCATCTGGCATGTGCTTGTCAGGGAATCACGTTCCTCGATTGTACTTGGACTTACGATTGCAACGATTGGATTAATCGGTGCAACGGCGATGGCTGGTCTGGTCGGTGCAGGAGGACTGGGAGATCTCGCGTATCGATACGGACATTTGCGATATGAAGTGGATGTTATGTATGTCACTGTCTTTCTTTTAATTGTGCTTGTTCAGGGGCTTCAATCGTTTGGTAATGTCCTGTCAGCACGTTTGAAGAAGGATTAAACCGATGGTCTTAAAACAAACTGAATGGAAATTGAGTTTAGTAACTGTAGGGAGATGAACAGATGGAACCAATTCAAGTAAGGGGCACACCGGGACATTATCGGTGCTACCCCGGTGTATTAACGGATCTGCCACGTTTTCTTAATGAAGGGCGATTTCAAAAGGTTTTTATTATAACTGGATATCGTTCGTGGGAAGCAGCTAAGGAGTACTTTCCTGATTTATCAGAGTTTCAGCATGCTTATTCTACATACACTGGAGAATGCTCAGATACCGAAATTGCAAGGCAGGCTGAATTAGCAAGGATTCATAGTGCGGATCTTGTGATCGGTGTCGGCGGTGGGAAAGTTCTTGATGTAGCTAAAGCGGTTGCGAATGAACTGGGTATTGACACCGCGCTCATTCCCACACTTGCTTCTACCTGTGCAGCTACTACGCCGTTAAGCGTGAAATATACCGATGATGGCAAGTTCAATACGTACACGATTTTCCCAAGAAGCACATATCTTGTTCTCGTTGAGCCGAACATTCTTCTGAACTCTCCTGGTGCATATTTGAAAGCAGGAATAGGAGATACGCTAGCAAAATGGTATGAAGCAAGAGCGTTAATTGACAAGCTCCCTTCTACTTCGATCCCGGTTCGCCTCGCGTATGAAGCGGCAAAAAACTGTCGCGATACGCTGATTCGGGATGGTGAAAAGGCGGTAGAGGACCATCAGAAAGGTTACCTAAGTGAAGCGTTCATTCGGGTTATTGAAACGAACCTTCTTACGGGGGGAATGGTTGGCGGCCTTGGTGATCGATATGGTCGAATTGCAGGCGCACACTCGATTCATAATGGCCTCACAAACGTGAGCGAAGCGCATTCTTTCCTTCATGGTGAAAAAGTAGCGTACGGCATTCTCGTACAGCTTGTCCTTGAAGGGGAGTGGGAAGAGATTAGGGGGTTATTTACATTCTACAAGCAGGTAGGACTGCCTTTCTCTCTTGAAACAATTGGAATTGAATCAGAGCGAATTGAAGCGGTAGGAGAAGTGATCGCTGAACACGCAACAAAAGAAGGAGAATCGATCCACTTTCCTGAACCAGTCACAAAGAAAGACGTGTTAGAAGCTATTCTGGGACTTGAAGCATTAAGTGTGACATTAAGTTGAATAAAAAATGCCCCTGGCGATCATTGAAGATGCCAGGGGTTAAATGTGATATGTGTGATTCGCTAGATGATCGATGTGACGGTTACGATGCTGTGCGATTTGCCTATCTTGCTTTGGATTAGACTTGAAAAAGTTTTTAATGAGTAAAAGAATCGTCATTTGAACTCCTCCTTTTAAATTAGTGTGATTACCTACGGTTAATGATTTCTTGTTCAAGTACGCGTAAATGTTCTCCATGTTTTGTTCCTCCCTTCGTCACTTTCCTTAATTTCAGTTTACGCTGATAAAGGTTTAAATAAACCGGCCACTGGATTGGTTTTCATCTCAGTCTGAAGATGGAGATTTCATAAGGCCCACTCCAGTTCGACAACTTCTGAGCTAATGCGGGTGGTGACAGGCACTACTAAAATGAAGGAAGAGGCGTTATCCCCGTCGAAAAAGAAAAGGGACATTGATAAGCCGGGGGGAGAAGTTGATGAAATGGGTCATGCTGCTTGTATGGATGCTTGTCGTTATGGTAACTGCTTCGTGTGCATCAAAATCTGCCGTCAATCATGACCAAACCGATATGATTCATCTTGTTCCAGAAGGTTTTGAAGGCCAGTTGATCGTTATTTACAACGTGGAAGGGGCACCGAAATTAAAAAAGGAGAAGGGATTTACGCTAATCCCTTATGAAGAGGATGGTATGTACCTCACATCAACAGAAGATATGGAGTATGGCGCTGTTACGGATACTTTCTATTATGTTGATCAAAAGGATAAGCGAACGCCAATTGAAAAGCACTGTACGTACTTGTTTCCGAATGGTGGAATTTCAATAGAGGATCGGCGTCTCCTGTATAACGCTTACTATTTGACGCAATCCCATTGTAGTGAAAGCTTCTTTAGTAATGGGCCAGAAAATGAAGGGAATCGGAATGTAGGGCAAACAGTAGAAGCAAAAGTGAGGGAAGAAGGTCTTCTTGAATAATATAGAAACATATGTGTCTCGTTATGTAATAGAAGAAAAAGCAAGGCATAGGCGTTTTCACGCCTAGTGCCTTGCTTTTGTTATGTCTGACGCTGCCAGATTCGATCCACTTGCATTAATTCCTCTCCAACAAATGTTAATCGATAGACATCAGGCATATCAAGATTTCTCCAGAAGTGAACATCATAGGATCTATTAAAATAGCTCATCATCAACACCATCAGGTTTCCATGAGTGCCAATCACAATACGTTTTCCTTTATACCTATGTAGCACTTCTTTCAGTGCCAGAATGCCTCTCTGTCTTGCTCCTTCATTGGATTCACCACCTGGTAAGCTGAAATGCTCATTTGACCAAACAGACTCAATCGCTGATTGGAAGTTTTCAACGGGCCCGTCTGCAAGTGCTCTTTCTTTAAAACCTGCTATAGTCTGCACAGGTTTATTAATATGTTTTGCTATGCCCTCTACCGTTTGAATTGCACGCTTATACGGGCTTGAGAGGATCACATCAACATGGATATTCTTCATCAGCTCAGTTAATCGTTTCTGATCCTCACGTCCTTCTTCTGAAAGTCCACGCCCGTACTCATCAGAATTGTAGATAGAATGGGCATGGCGCACAAGATAAACTTCTGTCGTTTTCATTTGAATTGTATCACCTCTTTAAAGTGGTGATGTGGTGGGGGTCAGACACGTGTCTGACCCCCACCCACCACCACCTACCTCCTTTCCAAAATCACCTTAGTTAACTGTGTTCTATTCTTTACACCTGTTTTTTCATAAAGACGGCTCAGATGCTTCTTGATGGTTACTTCGCTCAGGGATAGTTCTTTTGCGAGTTTCGCATTTGAGTACCCCTGAATGACAAGGGTAGCAACTTCCTTTTCTCTAGGTGTGAACTCGAAGTGGTCGAGTGGCGTTTCGATCAAGTTTACTCCTAGAGCTTTCGCGAAGGTTTCAAGATATAGCGGCAGACGCGAGTTTCGCAAATCCAATTCATAGGTTTTTGATGGTCTTGATGGACCGTAATCATAGTGCTCGGCTTCAGGTATTTCTTCAAAACGAAATTGGTTTAATAACTCCTGGTAAAAAGGGAGTGGCGTGGAGGCGATCAGGATTCCTTCTGTCAGAATGAGTGGAAGGAGATGATAAAGTAAAGCTTTTCGATCCTCCATTCGTGTAACGTCCTTGACGCCAAGGTACCGTATGACCCAACCGGAGGGTGTTTTCCTAGCCGAAATTCGCTTTTCTTCTGTTAGTGATAATTGGTTAAAATAGCTTCGTGTAACAGGTCTTCTTTTTAAATCTGGAAGTGTTGATGCCTGGATCGGGATAAGGAATGCGACACCTGAAACAACACCGTCATGATTCCAGAGCAGTTTAACATGTTGAACACCAATTGACTCGATCATTTCTTGCGTAACGAACGATGACTCCAGTTGATTAATGTTCTCCGGTACGTGATGTTGATAAGTTTTGCCACTCATTTCATCAACAAAATCCGTGCTAACTTGAGACTTTATAAGCGAGTTTTCCTTTAGAAAAGGAAGAATTTCTGGCCAATCCTCATTTCTCGCGGATGTCATACTATAAGATGAAAGGGATTCGTGATCAAATAGCGCCGCTCGCATCATTGGTTCATTGAGAAGATAGAAAAATTCACTAATTTCAGCTGACTCCATTAAGCGATCCTGCTGTTGAATGAACGTTCGACAATAGATTAGGGCACGTTTCCAGAGGTGTTCATAGTACGAAGGCTTTCTTCTGCGGAGGTCATCTCTCATCGCTCTTTTAAACAGCGAATTTAAATACCATCCCGACTCTGTTTCTTCAAAAAATGAAAGAGAAACAAGCGCTTCAAAGTCCTTTCGTGGCATCTCT harbors:
- a CDS encoding DUF6843 domain-containing protein, giving the protein MKWVMLLVWMLVVMVTASCASKSAVNHDQTDMIHLVPEGFEGQLIVIYNVEGAPKLKKEKGFTLIPYEEDGMYLTSTEDMEYGAVTDTFYYVDQKDKRTPIEKHCTYLFPNGGISIEDRRLLYNAYYLTQSHCSESFFSNGPENEGNRNVGQTVEAKVREEGLLE
- a CDS encoding LuxR C-terminal-related transcriptional regulator; translated protein: MLPDLPVYDEDDHGKPFPFNITREKELAIFSHLINEGKSGILSIYGQPGTGKSELIIHYQKEALNRGVEFYLVNAQYSRAEPGSFLRLLLEQIGVSNPYVPPLEAINMHIHQLEKKGIRFVVAIDSYERFEKLDEWFRQSFLPSLPASSILIFCGRKPLNASWKASIWYPFIQSIELTNFTIGQYDAAFQTLDSELTKKAWHFSSGNPYALSLCVQKLHQTNEWKESDEQSVYRTVVKEWLSELEDDHLLPYIEVASIGRYIQQEKIEVMLDREMPRKDFEALVSLSFFEETESGWYLNSLFKRAMRDDLRRRKPSYYEHLWKRALIYCRTFIQQQDRLMESAEISEFFYLLNEPMMRAALFDHESLSSYSMTSARNEDWPEILPFLKENSLIKSQVSTDFVDEMSGKTYQHHVPENINQLESSFVTQEMIESIGVQHVKLLWNHDGVVSGVAFLIPIQASTLPDLKRRPVTRSYFNQLSLTEEKRISARKTPSGWVIRYLGVKDVTRMEDRKALLYHLLPLILTEGILIASTPLPFYQELLNQFRFEEIPEAEHYDYGPSRPSKTYELDLRNSRLPLYLETFAKALGVNLIETPLDHFEFTPREKEVATLVIQGYSNAKLAKELSLSEVTIKKHLSRLYEKTGVKNRTQLTKVILERR
- a CDS encoding methionine ABC transporter permease encodes the protein MSAKISEFIDLWGVDIWKAIIETFQMVGISLLISVLIGLPLGVLLVLTRPEKALENKLLFRLLNAVINVIRSIPFIILLFFILPFTKMIAGTTIGVKGVIVPLVVFTAPYIARLMESALLEVDRGVVEAYEAMGVKTRHIIWHVLVRESRSSIVLGLTIATIGLIGATAMAGLVGAGGLGDLAYRYGHLRYEVDVMYVTVFLLIVLVQGLQSFGNVLSARLKKD
- a CDS encoding histidine phosphatase family protein, which codes for MKTTEVYLVRHAHSIYNSDEYGRGLSEEGREDQKRLTELMKNIHVDVILSSPYKRAIQTVEGIAKHINKPVQTIAGFKERALADGPVENFQSAIESVWSNEHFSLPGGESNEGARQRGILALKEVLHRYKGKRIVIGTHGNLMVLMMSYFNRSYDVHFWRNLDMPDVYRLTFVGEELMQVDRIWQRQT
- a CDS encoding iron-containing alcohol dehydrogenase family protein, translated to MEPIQVRGTPGHYRCYPGVLTDLPRFLNEGRFQKVFIITGYRSWEAAKEYFPDLSEFQHAYSTYTGECSDTEIARQAELARIHSADLVIGVGGGKVLDVAKAVANELGIDTALIPTLASTCAATTPLSVKYTDDGKFNTYTIFPRSTYLVLVEPNILLNSPGAYLKAGIGDTLAKWYEARALIDKLPSTSIPVRLAYEAAKNCRDTLIRDGEKAVEDHQKGYLSEAFIRVIETNLLTGGMVGGLGDRYGRIAGAHSIHNGLTNVSEAHSFLHGEKVAYGILVQLVLEGEWEEIRGLFTFYKQVGLPFSLETIGIESERIEAVGEVIAEHATKEGESIHFPEPVTKKDVLEAILGLEALSVTLS